The following proteins are co-located in the Microplitis demolitor isolate Queensland-Clemson2020A chromosome 5, iyMicDemo2.1a, whole genome shotgun sequence genome:
- the LOC103577134 gene encoding odorant receptor 33a-like, whose amino-acid sequence MDVLQENFTVLFYLGVWKPLDCTGIKSFVYNLYTLFITSISYTFLLSQILDLIISTRTVSDFTNNIFIVSAILTGCLKIFRFIRSRNTFINIINNFKRGLFKPANDDEIIIWNKYARITRLVTIGATTSLIIGLIVMSYALCSFNIPQRQLLYRAWLPYNYSSLPIIYWISSMEQLATVHILAGINFSFDLIFFGTMLNICAQINILKLRYKVALSHIYSINDTLNNNNVGELRDVSKLIREYTDSHDSIIKLFNSAHHLFSTIVTIQYCTSSVAICTSAFNVTKMNFFSFQFFSTALYINNVTIELFILCVCCNEVTLEFADLGNTFYDCQWYAINNSNKKSVAIMMTNTVKPIYFTCGYVIHLSLDSFTSVLKLSYSIYNVLQSAD is encoded by the exons ATGGACGTTCTGCAGGAAAACTTTACAGTGTTGTTTTATCTGGGGGTATGGAAACCCCTGGACTGTACGGGCATAAAGTCATTTGTCTACAATCTATACACGCTTTTTATAACATCAATTTCATACACATTCTTACTTTCTCAAATACTAGACCTGATTATAAGTACAAGAACAGTAAGCGACTTTACGAACAACATTTTCATCGTATCGGCGATTCTCACTggctgtttaaaaattttccgattTATACGGAGCcgcaatacttttattaacattattaataatttcaaaaggGGATTGTTCAAACCTGCTAATGATGATGAgataattatatggaataAATATGCACGAATTAcgag gcTGGTCACCATAGGAGCGACGACGTCACTAATAATTGGGTTGATAGTAATGTCATATGCGCTGTGCTCATTTAATATACCGCAGCGGCAATTATTATACCGCGCTTGGCTTCCTTACAATTACTCATCACTGCCCATCATCTACTGGATCTCCTCAATGGAACAACTCGCCACAGTCCACATCCTTGCCgggattaatttttcattcgatttgatttttttcggAACAATGCTGAATATTTGTGCGCAAATAAACATACTGAAGCTCCGTTACAAAGTAGCTTTGTCCcacatttattcaataaatgaCACCCTCAATAACAACAACGTCGGCGAGCTCAGAGATGTCAGCAAACTGATCCGTGAATACACTGATTCTCATGATTCTataattaa gcTATTTAATTCAGctcatcatttattttctactattGTTACGATTCAGTATTGCACGAGCTCAGTTGCTATTTGTACGAGTGCGTTCAATGtaacaaaaatgaattttttttcatttcaatttttctcaactgcactatatattaataatgttaCGATTGAGTTATTTATACTCTGTGTATGTTGCAATGAAGTAACACTTgag ttTGCAGACTTAGGTAACACATTTTATGATTGTCAGTGGtatgcaataaataattcaaataaaaaatcagtagCAATAATGATGACAAACACAGTAAAACCGATTTATTTCACTTGCGGATACGTTATCCATTTGTCACTTGATTCATTTACGAgt GTACTTAAACTTTCTTACAGTATTTACAACGTACTTCAAAGTGCGGATTAG
- the LOC103577135 gene encoding cell division cycle protein 27 homolog: MIVQEPVQAAIWHCLNHYAYNDAIFLSERLFAEVDNEDTLFLLATCYYRAGRIRQAYGLLTKKSPSTPQCRFLLAKCCYDLEKWAEAEAAIVGGYYKQVKNLEDIVIQFGDQACFSLQIIAKVYYKLTRTSKANEAHKLALKLNPFLWHSFEELCNVGEKPDPNKVFQLEKIDTFAMCHGTNQLNYITEPDVILPSNSPTLNINTTPTQAVIVNGTQGVRLHPSIEESPQPQAILYTNPPTISPRSKPQRYRSMFSNSMSPLTPSFGILPLDNNSPEPTVLPSHVTLTESNDQKSLAKRVSSLRAHVGQFISRKETPLQQGKPVFSQSGNTSNTANIVTVTPTTPTPAPPTLQGPNVRRSSRLFSHSYSVKENNKSPNRNKFTTPKSPSRKTKARLSKTNLNKATFNELNERNRSDKEKSETITSEKMVATTNALNQNSNSNNNSNNSNNSNCASQQHCAVLVQKQCAEGLMSLLRELGMAYQHLSQFNCSQAVEILSVLPKHHYNTGWVLSMLARAHFEMNDYKKAANYFSEVRQLEPQRMDLMEIYSTVLWHLHSEVQLSTLAQELVAEDRNSPAAWCATGNLFSAQTEHETAIKFFQRAIQVDPNFPYAYTLLGHEYVLTEELEKAVHAFRNAIRLDPRHYNAWFGLGTIYSKQEQYSLAEVHFKRALQINPYHSAIMCHIGVVQHALKKTDFALRTLNAAIANAPDNTLCKFHRASINFSIGRYNEALREFEELKNIAPKESLVYYSIGKVHKKLGNTHLALMYFSWATDLDPKGVNSQIKEAILSPGQSDEETPVANSGNEQQGQNLAHETEGGGELAAEVSGLASTLSVETNQDDSDDSL; this comes from the exons ATGATTGTACAGGAGCCAGTTCAG gcCGCCATATGGCATTGTCTCAATCACTATGCGTACAACGAcgctatttttttatcagaaaggCTTTTTGCAGAAG TGGATAACGAAGATACGTTGTTTCTCTTAGCGACATGTTACTACCGGGCTGGGAGAATAAGACAAGCATACGGTTTATTAACAAAGAAATCACCCAGTACACCACAGTGTCGATTTTTACTCGCAAAATGTTGTTACGATTTGGAAAAATGGGCGGAAGCTGAGGCAGCCATTGTCGGCGGTTACTACAaacaagttaaaaatttagaagataTAGTTATACAATTTGGCGACCAAGCGTGTTTTTCACTACAAATAATAGCCAAAGTATATTACAAATTGACAAGAACTTCAAAGGCTAACGAAGCGCATAAATTAGCATTAAAATTGAATCCATTTTTATGGCACTCATTTGAGGAGCTCTGTAATGTCGGAGAGAAACCTGATCCCAATAAAGTATTTCAGTTAGAAAAAATAGACACCTTCGCTATGTGTCACGGTACTAATCAGCTTAATTATATTACCGAGCCTGACGTTATTCTTCCCAGCAATTCTCCAACGCTAAACATAAACAC gactCCAACGCAAGCTGTAATTGTCAATGGCACTCAGGGCGTCAGATTACATCCGTCAATAGAAGAAAGTCCCCAACCACAGgctattttatatacaaatcCACCGACGATATCACCGCGCAGCAAACCTCAGCGGTATCGTAGTATGTTTAGTAATTCAATGAGTCCTTTGACTCCGAGTTTTGGTATTCTTCCGCTGGACAATAATTCTCCAGAACCAACAGTACTACCTTCACATGTCACTTTAACTGAATCAAATGATCAGAAAAGTTTAGCTAAACGTGTCAGTAGTCTTCGTGCTCATGTAGGC CAATTTATATCGAGAAAAGAGACTCCATTGCAACAGGGCAAGCCCGTGTTCTCCCAGTCAGGGAACACAAGCAACACCGCAAATATCGTAACCGTAACACCAACAACACCAACTCCAGCGCCGCCGACTCTCCAGGGGCCCAACGTCCGTCGTTCTTCCCGACTTTTCAGTCACAGCTACTCGGTTAAAGAAAACAACAAATCGcccaatagaaataaattcacaACACCAAAGTCACCCTCCCGCAAGACCAAAGCGCGTTTGTCAAagacaaatttaaacaaaGCGACATTCAATGAACTAAACGAACGTAATCGCAGTGATAAGGAAAAAAGTGAAACAATAACGTCTGAGAAAATGGTCGCCACGACAAATGCATTGAATCAAAATAGTAATAgcaataacaatagtaataatagtaataatagtaactgTGCCAGTCAACAACACTGCGCAGTGCTGGTTCAAAAACAATGCGCTGAAGGTCTAATGTCATTGTTACGTGAACTCGGAATGGCTTATCAGCATTTGAGTCAATTTAATTGTTCACAAGCCGTTGAAATACTCAGTGTCCTACCAAAACATCACTACAACACCGGCTGGGTCTTATCAATGCTCGCTCGAGCCCATTTTGAAATGAATGACTACAAAAAGGCggctaattatttttccgaAGTCAGGCAATTGGAGCCTCAGCGTATGGATTTAATGGAAATATACAGCACTGTCTTGTGGCATTTACACTCTGAGGTCCAGCTGTCGACTTTAGCGCAGGAACTCGTTGCAGAGGATCGCAATTCCCCGGCAGCCTGGTGCGCTACGGGTAATTTGTTCTCAGCTCAAACGGAACACGAGACtgcgataaaatttttccagcgCGCGATCCAAGTGGACCCGAACTTCCCGTACGCCTATACGCTCCTTGGCCACGAGTATGTTCTGACCGAGGAGCTAGAGAAAGCCGTGCACGCGTTTAGAAACGCGATAAGACTAGACCCGAGGCATTACAACGCCTGGTTTGGTCTCGGTACCATTTACTCAAAGCAGGAGCAATACAGCTTAGCGGAAGTCCACTTCAAAAGAGCGCTGCAGATAAATCCCTATCACTCTGCTATCATGTGCCACATCGGAGTCGTCCAGCACGCGCTTAAAAAAACCGATTTCGCGCTGAGAACACTCAACGCCGCTATCGCGAACGCCCCGGACAACACACTTTGTAAGTTCCATCGGGCCagtatcaatttttcaatcggACGGTACAATGAGGCACTTCGTGAATTTGAAGAACTCAAAAATATCGCACCCAAAGAATCTCTAGTCTACTATTCGATAGGAAAG GTTCACAAAAAACTTGGCAATACTCATTTAGCGTTGATGTACTTCAGTTGGGCAACGGATTTAGATCCTAAAGGCGTTAATAGTCAAATTAAAGAAGCTATTTTAAGTCCTGGACAGAGCGATGAAGAAACGCCGGTTGCTAATtctg gaaatgAGCAACAGGGTCAAAATCTAGCCCACGAAACAGAAGGTGGCGGCGAACTAGCAGCGGAGGTCAGTGGTCTCGCGAGTACATTAAGCGTAGAAACAAATCAAGATGACAGCGATGACAGCTTATGA
- the LOC103577210 gene encoding kelch-like protein 10, protein MPNYSGHRQQIKRKQNDKKKCVCLPTDYKVIEFPAVWSELRANSQLCDGKIICAGDEIYPIHRAILSAVSPYFKALFTNNLRGNTSDTKEVTINWVPGNLFTLILDYAYTGTCKVTVENVEQLLPVADQFEVLGVVKLCCQFLLQELWPENCLGVYKYARHYFCHDLEEKTRKYIRHNFKKILRQSTEFKELSSGELCAILSDDELNVRNEEVVFEAVKTWVEVKEQERLGYLTKLLKCIRFGLINSKYISNNILTWKPIQDNLECQRIIESSSTNTEIFSRPRIPYEILFAIGGWSGGSPTSFVETYDTRADRWFLSVNTDVVPRAYHGLCTLNNLIYVIGGFDGREHFNTVRCYDPVTKEWHEKACMYHVRCYVSVCTHGGKIYALGGSNGRIRLSSGERYEPKRNQWEMIPPMHRQRSDASAAALNNKIYIVGGFNGEDIYSSAEAFDVETSQWSYIKSMINPRTGVSLVAFRDSLYAFGGYSGLTRLTSAERYNPSQPEEWQEVTQMFRARSNFATVILDDMIFVIGGYDGYTTIAYVECYDPDTNEWYDASPMNLNRSALSACVIPGLINAKDYSYLSKTKNFGQGQAGARNRGKPDQSGEGPHIELDDEINEPDGGSRSHRN, encoded by the exons ATGCCCAATTATTCGGGGCATAGACAGCAGATTAAGAGAAAacaaaacgataaaaaaaaatgcgtttGTCTGCCAACAGATTATAAAGTTATTGAATTTCCAGCAGTTTGGTCTGAActtcg tgcaAATAGTCAACTTTGTGATGGCAAAATAATATGCGCGGGAGACGAAATTTATCCAATCCACCGAGCAATTTTATCGGCAGTAAGTCCTTATTTCAAGGCTTTATTTACCAACAATTTGAGAGGGAATACCAGCGATACGAAGGAAGTGACAATAAATTGGGTAcctggtaatttatttacattaatccTGGACTACGCATACACCGGAACGTGCAAAGTGACTGTTGAAAATGTTGAACAACTGCTGCCTGTTGCTGATCAATTTGAAGTTCTTGGAGTCGTTAAACTTTGCTGTCAGTTTCTGCTCCAAGAACTGTGGCCCGAAAACTGCCTAGGGGTTTATAAATACGCGCGACACTATTTCTGCCACGACCTTGAGGAGAAGACGCGAAAATACATAAgacacaattttaaaaaaatattaagacaGAGCACGGAGTTCAAAGAATTGAGTTCTGGGGAACTGTGCGCTATACTTAGTGACGATGAGCTTAATGTTAGGAACGAAGAAGTTGTTTTCGAGGCTGTAAAAACTTGGGTGGAAGTTAAGGAACAAGAGAGATTGGGATACTTGACTAAACTTCTCAAGTGCATTCGTTTTGGTCTCATTAATTCGAAATatatttctaataatattttaacctGGAAACCTATTCAAGATAAtctg gAGTGTCAACGTATCATAGAATCATCGAGTACAAATACAGAAATATTTTCCCGTCCACGAATTCcctatgaaattttattcgcAATCGGGGGTTGGAGCGGAGGTTCACCCACAAGTTTTGTAGAAACTTACGACACAAGAGCAGATCGTTGGTTTTTATCAGTAAATACTGACGTGGTACCACGTGCTTATCACGGTCTGTGTACTTTAAATAACTTGATATACGTGATCGGAGGTTTCGACGGACGTGAGCACTTCAATACCGTGCGTTGTTACGATCCTGTGACAAAGGAATGGCACGAAAAGGCCTGTATGTATCACGTACGTTGTTACGTGAGCGTATGTACCCATGGGGGTAAAATTTACGCCCTGGGTGGCTCAAATGGACGGATACGACTGTCATCTGGCGAGAGGTACGAGCCGAAACGGAATCAGTGGGAAATGATACCGCCTATGCATCGGCAGCGTTCAGATGCATCGGCAGCTGcgctgaataataaaatttacatcgTCGGCGGGTTCAATGGAGAAGACATTTACAGTTCTGCTGAGGCGTTTGACGTCGAAACGAGTCAATGGAGTTACATAAAATCGATGATCAATCCCAGGACTGGAGTTTCCCTTGTGGCTTTTCGTGACAGCCTCTACGCGTTCGGGGGATACAGCGGACTCACCCGACTTACTTCTG CGGAAAGATATAATCCGAGTCAGCCGGAAGAGTGGCAAGAAGTTACGCAAATGTTTCGTGCCAGGAGCAACTTTGCTACCGTTATTTTAGATGAtatgatttttgttattgGCGGCTATGATG GGTATACGACCATTGCTTATGTTGAGTGTTATGACCCCGATACAAATGAATGGTACGACGCATCGCCCATGAATTTGAACAGAAGTGCGTTGAGTGCTTGTGTGATTCCTGGATTAATTAACGCCAAAGATTATTCGTATCtcagtaaaacaaaaaatttcggaCAAG GGCAAGCTGGTGCGAGAAATCGCGGGAAACCTGACCAAAGTGGAGAAGGTCCGCACATTGAACTAGACGACGAAATTAACGAACCCGATGGTGGATCACGCTCGCATCGAAattag
- the LOC103577212 gene encoding odorant receptor 46a isoform X1, protein MSANVDIAYDTLFPGMMMQVCAQINVLKHRFRLTLDALENVSVDKMDPVMVKTVEKKIFAECVEYHVEILRMVDIMSHVFGPMIFIQYSFSSIILCSSVYALSQMVPFSPEFIACSVYILCMFFQIFVICMSGNRVTLEFAELSTAMYNTNWFALSNNAQKHIVMMMMSSIKPIIFASGHVVTLSLESFKRFADLSNSTYNTDWCDLDIRHRKSIIIIVSQALKPVIFTSGYFVTLSLELFKNVIKLSYSIYNFLQ, encoded by the exons ATGAGTGCCAACGTTGACATTGCCTATGACACTTTGTTTCCTGGGATGATGATGCAAGTTTGCGCCCAAATAAATGTACTCAAACATCGATTTCGTCTTACTTTAGATGCACTGGAAAATGTTTCCGTCGACAAAATGGATCCTGTTATGGTTaaaactgttgaaaaaaaaatttttgccgaGTGTGTTGAGTATCATGTAGAAATTTTAAg GATGGTTGATATAATGAGTCATGTATTTGGCCCaatgatatttattcaatattcatTCAGTTCAATAATTCTCTGCAGCAGCGTTTACGCGCTATCTCAAATGGTGCCCTTTTCGCCAGAATTTATTGCATGCTCTGTATATATTCTCTGCATGTTCTTCCAAATATTCGTCATCTGTATGTCGGGCAACCGAGTAACTCTCGAG tTTGCAGAACTCAGCACTGCAATGTACAATACAAATTGGTTCGCACTGAGCAATAATGCTCAAAAACACATTGTCATGATGATGATGTCGTCAATCAAACCGATTATATTCGCCAGTGGACATGTTGTTACTTTGTCACTAGAATCATTCAAACGA tttgcAGATTTAAGCAACTCGACCTACAATACCGATTGGTGTGATTTAGATATCAGACACAgaaaatctattattattattgtttcacAAGCATTGAAGCCTGTCATATTTACGTCTGGTTATTTCGTAACTCTGTCACTTGAGTTGTTCAAAAAT gtgattaaattgtcttattCCATTTATAATTTCCTACAGTAG
- the LOC128667773 gene encoding odorant receptor 4-like, translating into MAEFLNVLPYRGWFPYNYSRPNIFIITAAHQLFTFFIGAYVHVAFDTLFLGMMLYVSIQINVLQYRFKHIVRTMVKFNVVNRNGDEENSPDKKLIAAWVDHHNDVLSLSDYVHRIFSGSIFFQYCLSSTQICVTVYALSSISVFSVEFMSGMVFLLGTTLQIFVLCMAAHQVTLEFADLSDSTYNSDWCDLSIRNKKSVLIIVLQTLKPVVFTTGYFVTLSLESFKNFADFNDAMFDTDWIILSTSAKKSMIIITTNTFKPVIFMSGFIITLSLESFKSVIKLSYSIYNVLQQS; encoded by the exons ATGGCTGAGTTTCTCAATGTACTGCCTTACAGGGGATGGTTTCCTTATAATTATTCGCgaccaaatatttttataataactgcAGCTCATcagttatttacattttttatcggCGCGTACGTTCACGTCGCCTTTGACACACTATTTCTTGGGATGATGTTGTACGTTTCAATTCAGATCAACGTATTGCAGTATCGATTTAAACATATCGTTAGGACAATGGTTAAGTTCAATGTCGTAAATCGAAATGGTGATGAGGAAAATAGTCCTGATAAAAAACTTATTGCCGCATGGGTTGATCATCATAATGACGTTTTAag TTTATCAGATTATGTGCATAGAATCTTTTCtggatcaatttttttccaatattgCCTGAGTTCGACTCAAATTTGCGTCACTGTCTACGCCCTGTCAAGTATTTCGGTGTTTTCTGTTGAATTTATGAGCGGTATGGTTTTTTTACTCGGTACAACGCTGCAAATATTTGTACTTTGTATGGCTGCTCACCAAGTCACTCTTGAA tttgcaGACTTAAGCGACTCGACGTACAATTCCGATTGGTGTGATTTAAGTATCaggaataaaaaatctgttctTATTATCGTTTTACAAACATTGAAACCGGTTGTATTTACGACTGGTTATTTCGTGACTCTATCGCTTGAGTCATTCAAAAAt TTCGCAGATTTCAATGACGCGATGTTCGACACCGACTGGATTATTCTGAGCACCAGCGCTAAAAAATccatgattattattactacgAACACTTTCAAGCCAGTAATATTTATGTCCGGCTTCATTATAACTCTATCACTCGAATCATTCAAAAgc gtaatTAAATTGTCTTACTCCATTTACAATGTTCTTCAACAATcatag
- the LOC106693531 gene encoding putative odorant receptor 71a, with protein sequence MEILPECFFIFTCIGLWKPAGWTGYKSIAYNLYTVFMISIPCLFVVSGFLDLILLTTDVSDISDNVFLVLTIMAGCGKIFITFSYSTMTGVGVTLFVLGKIIENGPQRILPYRGWLPYNYSQPVVYWLSAGQQALSMIIAGGVNAAFDTFFPGMMFLVCAQINIFKHRFKIMLNSLEINDNNNNNDIIDNDYRKVNYIFGESVKHHNYIFQLFDNINNVFSTVIFVQYSVGSVIFCTSIYHMSDMKITTVEFVSNIFYIGSMLSQIFLLCVSANQVTLELLHR encoded by the exons ATGGAAATTCTGCCAGAGTGTTTCTTCATATTTACGTGCATAGGTCTTTGGAAACCTGCCGGCTGGACTGGTTACAAATCAATAGCCTACAATTTGTACACAGTCTTCATGATATCTATACCCTGTCTTTTTGTGGTATCTGGATTTTTGGACCTGATTCTACTCACTACAGATGTATCTGACATAAGTGACAATGTATTTTTGGTACTCACTATCATGGCTGGCTGtggaaaaat atttattacattttcttACTCAACAATGACTGGAGTTGGAGTAACGCTGTTCGTCcttggaaaaataattgaaaatggACCTCAGAGGATCCTGCCCTACAGAGGATGGTTACCTTACAATTACTCACAACCAGTAGTGTACTGGCTATCAGCTGGACAACAAGCGCTCTCAATGATCATTGCCGGGGGCGTAAACGCTGCCTTTGAcactttttttcccgggatgATGTTTCTCGTTTGCGcccaaataaatatattcaaacatcgattcaaaattatgttGAATTCCCTCgaaataaatgataacaacaataacaatgaCATCATTGACAACGACTACagaaaagtaaattatatttttggcgAATCCGTTAAGCatcacaattatatttttca ATTGTtcgataatataaataatgtattttcTACTGTGATATTCGTCCAGTACTCAGTAGGatcagttattttttgtacGAGCATTTATCACATGTCAGACATGAAAATAACGACCGTTGAATTtgtgtcaaatattttttacatcggCAGTATGTTAtcacaaatatttttgctTTGTGTTTCTGCAAATCAAGTGACATTggag tTACTACACcggtag
- the LOC103577212 gene encoding odorant receptor 43a isoform X2, producing MSANVDIAYDTLFPGMMMQVCAQINVLKHRFRLTLDALENVSVDKMDPVMVKTVEKKIFAECVEYHVEILRMVDIMSHVFGPMIFIQYSFSSIILCSSVYALSQMVPFSPEFIACSVYILCMFFQIFVICMSGNRVTLEFAELSTAMYNTNWFALSNNAQKHIVMMMMSSIKPIIFASGHVVTLSLESFKRLLKLSYTIYNVFQQSS from the exons ATGAGTGCCAACGTTGACATTGCCTATGACACTTTGTTTCCTGGGATGATGATGCAAGTTTGCGCCCAAATAAATGTACTCAAACATCGATTTCGTCTTACTTTAGATGCACTGGAAAATGTTTCCGTCGACAAAATGGATCCTGTTATGGTTaaaactgttgaaaaaaaaatttttgccgaGTGTGTTGAGTATCATGTAGAAATTTTAAg GATGGTTGATATAATGAGTCATGTATTTGGCCCaatgatatttattcaatattcatTCAGTTCAATAATTCTCTGCAGCAGCGTTTACGCGCTATCTCAAATGGTGCCCTTTTCGCCAGAATTTATTGCATGCTCTGTATATATTCTCTGCATGTTCTTCCAAATATTCGTCATCTGTATGTCGGGCAACCGAGTAACTCTCGAG tTTGCAGAACTCAGCACTGCAATGTACAATACAAATTGGTTCGCACTGAGCAATAATGCTCAAAAACACATTGTCATGATGATGATGTCGTCAATCAAACCGATTATATTCGCCAGTGGACATGTTGTTACTTTGTCACTAGAATCATTCAAACGA cTGCTAAAACTATCCTACACTATTTACAATGTATTCCAACAATCATCTTGA
- the LOC103577133 gene encoding 15-hydroxyprostaglandin dehydrogenase [NAD(+)], which yields MELKGKVALVTGGSSGIGRAFVEELLNQGAKVTICDINAEEGEKLANGLALRHGKDRVIYCQCDVTDYPQFEESFRITISTFGHIDILINNAGIMNDRFWELEVDINLNGVIRGTMLAQRYLGIDKGGRGGVVINTGSNVSLNPYVSVPIYSATKAAIVSLTRAFGDKYHVDLTGVKVMSLCPSATDSNLVRDVGKQLLSPRYEDAWRRDTASCIPQKAEHVAKALTHVLTNGKSGSVWLVENSQPVREIVFPKH from the exons atggaaTTAAAAGGGAAAGTTGCTTTAGTTACTGGGGGATCTTCGGGAATCGGCAGAGCTTTTGTTGAAGAATTACTCAATCAAGGAGCTAAG GTTACGATATGTGATATTAATGCCGAAGAAGGTGAAAAATTAGCAAATGGGTTGGCACTTAGACACGGTAAAGATCGTGTTATTTATTGTCAGTGTGATGTTACTGATTATCCTCAATTTgaag AATCATTCAGAATAACAATTTCAACATTTGGTCATATTGATATTCTTATCAATAATGCAGGGATCATGAATGATAGATTTTGGGAGCTTGAGGTCGACATTAATCtc AATGGAGTAATTCGGGGTACGATGTTGGCACAGCGATATTTAGGAATAGACAAGGGTGGCCGCGGGGGTGTTGTGATAAACACGGGCAGCAATGTGAGTTTGAATCCATACGTAAGTGTCCCGATATATTCGGCAACGAAGGCGGCAATTGTCAGTCTCACCCGAGCATTTGGTGACAAATATCACGTGGATCTCACTGGAGTTAAAGTGATGTCTTTGTGTCCAAGTGCGACAGACAGCAATCTTGTTCGTGATGTGGGCAAACAATTGCTATCACCTAGATACGAAGACGCTTGGCGTCGTGATACCGCCTCCTGCATTCCACAaaa agctGAACATGTGGCCAAAGCATTAACACACGTGCTGACAAACGGAAAGAGCGGAAGTGTTTGGCTCGTAGAAAACAGCCAACCCGTTCGTGAAATAGTCTTCCCGAAgcattaa
- the LOC103577211 gene encoding uncharacterized protein LOC103577211 — MTTILPQSFFILTCIGLWRPVDWQGWKCILYDMYSYFVVVTNFAFSLSQLLDIILVRTSINELTNNMTMLLVMVTACGKILGILRNRNEILQIIKSLEEKPFKPRDQYEIDIRNKYIYVRISGILLTRIPEAKLPDVLPFSSWLPYNYSNPKIYLLTAAQQIINSLISTYAQVGFDTLFPGMMMYVSAQTNILQYRFKKVIKALEKINLKNCADQVKNHKDAEKNIITEWVECHIAVLRKFKFADLNDEMYNTDWFNLSINAKKSMIIIVLKTFQPVVFMSGYIVTLSIESFKSVMKLSYSIYNMLGQVGAFGKIIGVLCNHRMIAYVE, encoded by the exons ATGACAACTATTTTACCGCAAAGCTTCTTTATTTTAACTTGCATCGGTCTTTGGAGACCCGTTGACTGGCAAGGCTGGAAGTGCATACTCTATGACATGTACAGCTACTTTGTCGTCGTAACAAATTTCGCGTTTTCATTATCACAGCTCCTGGATATTATTTTAGTCCGTACttcaataaatgaattaacaaATAACATGACAATGTTACTTGTAATGGTAACTGCCTGTGGAAAAATACTCGGAATTCTTCGCAACCGCAATGAAATccttcaaattattaaatctttAGAAGAAAAACCTTTTAAACCTCGTGACCAATATGAAATAGATATTCGAAACAAGTATATTTATGTCA GAATATCAGGAATTTTATTAACGCGAATTCCAGAAGCTAAATTACCCGATGTATTGCCTTTCAGCAGCTGGTTGCCTTACAATTATTCAAACCCGAAAATTTACTTACTAACTGCTGCTCagcaaattattaattctctGATTAGTACCTACGCTCAGGTTGGTTTCGATACTCTCTTTCCTGGAATGATGATGTATGTTTCTGCACAAACAAATATACTCCAGTATCGtttcaaaaaagttatcaaaGCTCTTGAGAAAATTAATCTCAAAAATTGTGCCGACCAAGTCAAGAATCATAAAGACGCTGagaaaaacattattactGAGTGGGTCGAGTGCCATATTGCTGttttaag aaaattcaagtTTGCAGATCTTAATGATGAAATGTATAACACCGATTGGTTCAATCTGAGTATAAATGCTAAAAAATCCATGATTATAATCGTCCTGAAAACATTTCAACCTGTGGTTTTCATGTCTGGTTATATCGTCACACTTTCAATTGAATCCTTCAAAAGT GTAATGAAATTATCTTACTCTATTTATAAT ATGCTTGGTCAGGTCGGCGcatttggaaaaataattgggGTTCTTTGCAATCACAGAATGATCGCTTATGTC GAGTAA